From the genome of Trueperaceae bacterium, one region includes:
- a CDS encoding HAMP domain-containing histidine kinase, whose protein sequence is MNTRSRTGRAPTGVRRSFLTSRTATRTAFAVIIAFVTVQMAWWIYFFSGYVSQVSHGTLDSLQREVEALNRMLDAGDPGVIQLMATRPHFRFDGSGRVVLDDSAVSQFERDQGKVVRMLAFEGPFFVLVVMTGLFIIARSLRVERELKQRQQNFLDAIGHEYKTPLGSLRLLVETLQLRRVTPEKLQEYLGTMGSEIDRLEHTAQQVLATARLETGAPHLAMERHELGALVRELAESALPGLGSRGGEVDVVTPREQLFVTADRSLVAVLLENLLDNAVKYTPGPQKLVEVRVRRAGAAAVVEVDDRGLGIPEKELRLVFDRFYRVGNELTRTAPGIGLGLYLVKRAAESLGGTVTIAARPGGGTRASVRLPLATTEPGADRQMTEA, encoded by the coding sequence ATGAACACACGCAGCCGGACCGGCCGGGCCCCCACCGGGGTCAGGCGGAGCTTTCTAACGTCTCGCACGGCCACGCGGACCGCTTTCGCGGTCATCATCGCGTTCGTGACCGTGCAGATGGCATGGTGGATCTACTTCTTCAGCGGCTACGTCAGCCAGGTGAGCCACGGCACCCTGGACTCGCTACAACGCGAGGTCGAAGCGCTCAACCGCATGCTCGACGCCGGCGATCCGGGCGTCATCCAGCTCATGGCCACGCGCCCGCACTTCCGCTTCGACGGCTCCGGGCGAGTCGTCCTCGACGACTCCGCGGTGAGCCAGTTCGAGAGGGACCAAGGCAAGGTCGTGCGCATGCTGGCCTTCGAAGGGCCGTTCTTCGTGCTCGTCGTGATGACGGGGCTGTTCATCATCGCCCGTAGCCTGCGAGTGGAACGCGAGCTCAAGCAGCGCCAGCAGAACTTCCTCGACGCCATCGGGCACGAGTACAAGACTCCGCTGGGAAGCCTGAGGCTGCTCGTAGAGACGCTGCAGCTCCGCCGCGTGACCCCGGAGAAGCTGCAGGAGTACCTGGGCACCATGGGCTCGGAGATAGACCGGCTCGAGCACACGGCACAGCAGGTGCTCGCCACCGCTCGCTTGGAGACAGGCGCGCCGCATCTGGCCATGGAGCGCCACGAGCTCGGGGCGCTGGTGAGAGAGCTCGCGGAGTCGGCCCTGCCGGGGCTGGGGAGCCGCGGAGGGGAGGTAGACGTGGTCACCCCGCGCGAGCAGCTGTTCGTCACCGCCGACCGGAGCCTCGTAGCGGTACTGCTGGAGAACCTGCTCGACAACGCCGTGAAGTACACTCCCGGACCGCAGAAGCTCGTCGAGGTGCGAGTACGCCGCGCCGGAGCCGCGGCCGTCGTCGAGGTCGACGACCGGGGCCTGGGTATCCCGGAGAAGGAGCTGCGCCTCGTCTTCGACCGATTCTACCGGGTAGGGAACGAGCTGACGCGCACCGCACCGGGGATCGGCCTCGGTCTCTACCTGGTCAAGCGCGCCGCCGAATCGCTCGGCGGGACCGTGACCATCGCGGCCAGGCCGGGAGGCGGCACGCGGGCGAGCGTGCGTCTGCCGCTGGCTACGACCGAGCCCGGTGCCGACCGGCAGATGACAGAAGCATGA
- a CDS encoding metal-sensitive transcriptional regulator, producing the protein MGGATGPAHDCKHLDDTVRLDAARRLKSAKGHLEGVLRMLDDPSVYCVDVLKQVKAVQGALAKVNEQVLRSHIRDHVATASQRGDTEQIVGELMEALKYRV; encoded by the coding sequence ATGGGTGGGGCCACCGGGCCTGCGCACGACTGCAAGCATCTCGACGACACCGTGCGCCTGGATGCCGCCAGGCGCCTGAAGAGCGCCAAGGGTCATCTCGAGGGCGTGTTGCGCATGTTGGATGACCCGTCCGTCTACTGCGTCGACGTCCTCAAGCAGGTGAAGGCCGTGCAGGGTGCCCTTGCCAAGGTCAACGAGCAAGTGCTCAGGTCGCACATCCGCGATCACGTCGCCACCGCCTCTCAGCGGGGCGACACGGAGCAGATAGTCGGCGAGCTCATGGAAGCGCTCAAGTACCGCGTGTGA
- the hemH gene encoding ferrochelatase, translating to MNRPPTGIVMLNLGGPRNLDEVKPFLMELFADREIIQLPAQSTLGPFIAGRRTKSVQKNYADIGGGTPLERWTKLQGEGMCARLDELSPETAPHKAYIAFRYSEPSSETALRQMAEDGVKRAVAFTQYPQFSCATTGSSVNELWRAARRLGLQKEFTWSVIDRWPADGLFIEAMTQTVRQGLEQFAPEERDDVLILFSAHSLPMSIINRGDPYPLEIGTSVHLVMERLGRQNEHLLSYQSSVGPVPWLGPSTEAVIEQLGAKKRRRVLVVPIAFTSDHIETLHELDIEYGELAHHVGIAQYVRAPALNDSPLFLDALAGIVHRHLEGGEACSAQYGLRCPGCVNPQCRDILRPVAPYRRTNVSAHPDNRRYTRS from the coding sequence ATGAACCGTCCCCCAACAGGCATCGTCATGCTCAACTTGGGCGGCCCCAGGAACCTGGACGAGGTGAAGCCGTTCCTCATGGAGCTCTTCGCCGACCGCGAGATCATCCAGCTTCCGGCGCAGTCCACCCTCGGACCCTTCATCGCCGGTCGCCGCACGAAGTCCGTGCAGAAGAACTACGCGGACATCGGGGGAGGCACCCCCCTGGAGCGTTGGACCAAGCTGCAGGGCGAGGGCATGTGCGCCCGCCTCGATGAGCTCTCCCCCGAAACGGCCCCGCACAAGGCCTACATCGCGTTCCGCTACAGCGAGCCGTCCAGCGAGACGGCGCTGCGCCAGATGGCCGAGGACGGGGTCAAGCGCGCCGTCGCCTTCACGCAGTACCCGCAGTTCAGTTGCGCCACGACCGGCAGCTCGGTCAACGAGCTCTGGCGGGCGGCCCGCCGGCTCGGGCTCCAGAAGGAGTTCACATGGAGCGTCATCGACCGCTGGCCCGCCGACGGACTGTTCATCGAGGCCATGACGCAGACCGTGCGCCAGGGGCTCGAGCAGTTCGCTCCTGAAGAGCGCGACGACGTGCTCATCCTCTTCAGCGCGCACTCCTTGCCGATGAGCATCATCAACCGCGGCGACCCCTACCCGCTCGAGATCGGCACCAGCGTCCACCTGGTCATGGAGCGACTCGGTCGGCAGAACGAGCACCTCCTGAGCTACCAGTCTTCCGTCGGACCGGTGCCATGGCTCGGACCCTCGACGGAAGCGGTGATCGAGCAGCTCGGCGCCAAGAAGCGCAGGCGCGTGCTGGTGGTGCCCATAGCGTTCACTTCCGACCACATCGAGACGCTGCACGAGCTCGACATCGAGTACGGCGAGCTGGCGCACCACGTGGGGATCGCTCAGTACGTGCGCGCGCCCGCGCTCAACGACAGCCCCCTGTTCCTCGACGCGCTGGCCGGCATCGTCCACCGCCACCTCGAGGGTGGCGAAGCCTGCTCCGCTCAGTACGGTCTACGCTGCCCGGGCTGCGTCAACCCTCAGTGTCGCGACATCCTCAGGCCGGTAGCCCCGTACCGCCGCACCAACGTGTCCGCCCACCCGGACAACCGGCGTTACACCCGGTCCTGA
- a CDS encoding heavy metal translocating P-type ATPase, with protein sequence MKTVQIGVQGMTCASCVARVERALDGVDGVQDANVNLATERATVSFDPAITAPPRLLEAVEKAGYEPIVGEVTFGVTGMTCANCSSRVERQLQKADGVLSASVNLATERATVRYLPGQTDLARLERVVEETGYGVLRSDNAAERTDVEREARERDLRALRRDLVLAAAFTAPLLLFVMLPMLIPPLEHALMAVVPMQALYYASFLLAAVVQFGPGRRFYRPGWKSLRALSPDMNSLVMLGSSAAFGYSVVATFFPRLLPEGTVHVYFEASAAIITLILVGKYLEAIAKGRTSEAIKKLLGLQAKTARVERDGTELEVATDRVVPGDIVVVRPGERLPVDGVVVSGSSYVDESMITGESVPVHKGEGAKVVGGTMNKTGSFRFEARAVGADTVLARIIEMVETAQGSKPPIQALADRVVAVFVPIVIAVAVATFLAWYFLGPAPSLPFALVNAVAVLVIACPCAMGLATPTSVMVGTGKAAEIGVLFRKGEALQALHETQVVAFDKTGTLTEGRPELTDFQVVDGFARRDVLTLVAAVENGSEHPVAEAIVRAAKDDGVAVPAAEGFEAVPGFGVTAKVGGKMVAVGAERYMRRLGVDVGRLAEAGAELASAGKTPMYAAVDGRLAAVVAVSDPIKPSTPAAIRALHSLGLRVAMVTGDDRRTAEAIAKQLGIDEVLAEVLPDGKVAAVRELQAAGRKVAFVGDGINDAPALAAADVGLAVGTGTDIAIESADVILMSGDLRGLPNALALSRATLNNIKQNLFWAFAYNAVLIPVAAGVLYPSLGVLLSPILAAAAMGFSSIFVLTNALRLRRFSPPMATGAGASAADPGTGSRLATA encoded by the coding sequence ATGAAGACGGTTCAGATAGGCGTGCAAGGCATGACGTGCGCCAGTTGCGTGGCGCGCGTCGAACGCGCGCTCGATGGCGTGGACGGCGTGCAGGACGCGAACGTCAACCTCGCCACTGAACGCGCCACGGTGAGTTTCGATCCGGCGATCACTGCGCCGCCCCGCCTGCTGGAGGCGGTCGAGAAGGCGGGTTACGAGCCGATCGTCGGCGAGGTCACGTTCGGCGTCACGGGCATGACCTGCGCCAACTGCAGCAGCAGGGTCGAGCGTCAGCTTCAGAAGGCCGACGGCGTCTTGTCGGCCAGCGTCAACCTGGCCACGGAGCGAGCCACGGTTCGCTACCTGCCGGGTCAGACGGACCTCGCTCGCCTAGAGCGGGTAGTGGAGGAGACGGGTTACGGCGTTCTCCGGTCCGACAACGCGGCCGAGCGCACGGACGTCGAGCGCGAGGCGCGCGAGCGCGATCTGCGCGCGTTACGCCGCGACCTGGTCCTCGCGGCGGCGTTCACCGCGCCTCTCCTCCTCTTCGTCATGCTGCCCATGCTCATCCCGCCTCTCGAGCATGCGCTCATGGCCGTGGTGCCCATGCAGGCCCTTTACTACGCCTCGTTCTTGTTGGCCGCCGTAGTGCAGTTCGGCCCGGGCAGGCGCTTCTATCGGCCGGGCTGGAAGAGCTTGCGCGCCTTGAGCCCCGACATGAACAGCCTGGTGATGCTCGGCTCGAGCGCGGCGTTCGGCTACTCGGTCGTGGCCACCTTCTTCCCCCGGCTGCTGCCGGAGGGGACGGTTCACGTCTACTTCGAGGCTTCCGCCGCCATCATCACGCTCATCCTCGTCGGCAAATACCTGGAGGCCATAGCGAAGGGCCGCACCAGCGAGGCGATCAAGAAGCTCTTGGGCCTGCAGGCCAAGACCGCGCGCGTGGAGCGCGACGGGACGGAACTCGAGGTAGCCACCGATCGCGTCGTTCCGGGCGACATCGTCGTCGTCCGGCCCGGCGAGCGCTTGCCGGTGGACGGGGTGGTGGTGTCCGGCTCCTCTTACGTGGACGAGTCGATGATCACCGGCGAGAGCGTGCCAGTGCATAAAGGCGAGGGCGCGAAGGTGGTCGGGGGGACCATGAACAAGACGGGCTCGTTCAGGTTCGAGGCGCGCGCTGTCGGGGCCGATACGGTCCTGGCGCGCATCATCGAGATGGTGGAGACGGCGCAGGGGAGCAAGCCGCCCATCCAGGCCCTGGCCGACCGGGTCGTCGCCGTCTTCGTTCCCATCGTCATCGCCGTAGCCGTCGCGACCTTCCTGGCCTGGTACTTCTTGGGACCGGCGCCTTCGCTCCCCTTCGCCCTGGTCAACGCGGTCGCGGTGCTCGTCATCGCGTGCCCGTGCGCCATGGGGCTGGCCACACCGACGAGCGTCATGGTCGGCACGGGTAAGGCGGCGGAGATAGGCGTCCTGTTCCGCAAGGGCGAGGCGCTGCAGGCCTTGCACGAGACGCAGGTCGTCGCCTTCGACAAGACGGGCACCCTTACCGAGGGCCGGCCCGAGCTCACGGACTTCCAGGTCGTTGACGGGTTCGCCAGGCGGGATGTCCTCACGCTCGTCGCGGCCGTCGAGAACGGCAGCGAGCATCCGGTGGCTGAGGCCATCGTCAGGGCCGCCAAGGACGATGGCGTGGCTGTCCCGGCCGCGGAAGGGTTCGAGGCCGTGCCGGGTTTCGGCGTGACCGCGAAGGTCGGCGGCAAGATGGTGGCGGTGGGGGCCGAGCGTTACATGCGGCGCCTGGGTGTGGATGTCGGGCGGCTCGCCGAGGCGGGCGCAGAACTTGCCAGCGCCGGCAAGACCCCTATGTATGCGGCGGTGGACGGCCGTCTAGCCGCGGTCGTGGCCGTTTCCGACCCGATCAAGCCCTCCACTCCCGCGGCCATCCGAGCCCTCCACTCTCTCGGCTTGCGCGTGGCCATGGTCACGGGCGACGACCGTCGGACCGCCGAGGCGATCGCCAAGCAGCTCGGTATCGACGAGGTCCTTGCCGAGGTCTTGCCGGACGGCAAGGTCGCGGCCGTTAGGGAGCTGCAGGCCGCCGGCCGCAAGGTGGCGTTCGTGGGCGACGGCATCAACGACGCGCCTGCCCTGGCCGCTGCCGATGTGGGCCTCGCCGTAGGTACGGGCACCGACATCGCCATCGAGTCCGCAGACGTGATCCTGATGTCCGGCGACCTGCGGGGGCTGCCTAACGCCCTCGCCCTGTCGCGCGCGACCTTGAACAACATCAAGCAGAACCTCTTCTGGGCGTTCGCGTACAACGCCGTGCTCATACCCGTCGCCGCCGGCGTCCTCTACCCGAGCCTAGGCGTGCTCCTTTCTCCCATACTGGCGG
- a CDS encoding cation transporter, with protein sequence MRMTKLNVTGMSCNHCLGAVKSALEEVAGVKAVRVDLAGGTAEVEGAVNSDELVAAVREAGYEATVAAG encoded by the coding sequence ATGAGGATGACCAAGCTGAACGTCACTGGTATGTCTTGCAACCATTGCCTTGGCGCCGTGAAGAGCGCGTTGGAGGAAGTAGCGGGGGTAAAGGCCGTGCGTGTCGACTTGGCCGGCGGCACGGCCGAGGTCGAGGGCGCCGTCAACAGCGACGAGCTCGTGGCCGCCGTCCGCGAGGCCGGTTACGAGGCCACGGTGGCGGCGGGCTGA